The Sander vitreus isolate 19-12246 chromosome 5, sanVit1, whole genome shotgun sequence genome includes a region encoding these proteins:
- the bri3bp gene encoding BRI3-binding protein has translation MKGIRVFVVFFVISASLLCAAEAARSRTSNQNSFRRAANGIYQTLSSVFGEDNIRGLYKFFSKTTERFVHGVDSFLDTIWKIWSDLLDVMGIDSSNLSHYFSPTSLTNSPARALLLVAAVLVAYWFLSMFLGGFFYLLHAVFGRFFWLARVTLFALSCLYILQKFEGDPERAVLPLCFIMVVYFMTGPVGAYWRRGGGAGSLEEKIDHLDTQIRLLNIRLSRVIDGLERTGDQ, from the exons ATGAAGGGAATCAGGGTTTTTGTGGTTTTCTTTGTGATTTCTGCGTCTCTGCTGTGCGCAGCCGAAGCGGCCAGGAGCAGGACCAGCAACCAGAACAGCTTCCGACGGGCAGCTAACGGCATCTACCAGACTCTGAGCAGTGTTTTCGGAGAGGACAACATTAGAGGGTTATACAAG tttttctcCAAAACGACTGAGCGGTTTGTCCATGGAGTGGACTCTTTTCTCGACACGATCTGGAAGATCTGGTCAGATTTGTTGGATGTCATGGGCATCGACT CCTCAAACCTCAGCCACTACTTCAGCCCCACATCTCTCACCAACTCTCCGGCACGCGCCCTGCTCTTGGTTGCCGCCGTACTTGTGGCCTACTGGTTCCTTTCCATGTTCTTGGGGGGTTTCTTTTACCTGCTGCACGCTGTGTTCGGCCGCTTCTTCTGGCTAGCACGTGTCACGCTCTTTGCCCTGTCCTGTCTCTATATCCTGCAGAAGTTTGAGGGCGACCCTGAGCGTGCGGTGCTGCCACTTTGCTTCATTATGGTGGTGTACTTCATGACGGGGCCTGTGGGAGCGTACTGGCGTCGAGGAGGTGGGGCAGGTTCACTGGAAGAGAAAATCGACCACCTGGACACTCAGATCAGGCTGCTTAACATCCGGCTGAGCCGCGTCATAGACGGCCTGGAACGCACCGGGGACCAGTAG